DNA sequence from the Cyprinus carpio isolate SPL01 chromosome A9, ASM1834038v1, whole genome shotgun sequence genome:
tttgatgaatatacagttcaaaagaacagaatttatttgaaatggaaatctttttttttgttgtatatgttgttgtaaatttaatgatttatttgtgaataaagtaatatattttaaaataaataaatcttgctgaccccaaacttctgaacagtagtgtatagttgccacaatgatttaaaatcctttaaaggtATGGATTTTACCAGTGCATGCATTCGCTGGGAGTCAAAGCTGTCATCTTGGGTCTGCTAGCGATATGCTGTACCAGGAATACAGATACCTttcaaaataaaggacaaaaagaaACCGCCACACTCAAACTAATGGTCCATATCAAACTCTCCAAAATGCTTGTCATCAGTTTTCATTCCTTTTTCTGATTGTGCATGTTTTAGCAGTTCTTTAAGGAAACACACTTGTGGTTTCTTCAAGAATTATGGAAGACAGTAAAACTTGTTCCCCTTTTATGGAGGTTAAAGTTAGAGCACAGTGTCATTTTTCACAGTGTTAGTGTGATTATTCATACAGTCTGAGGTCTGCCACAACAcaaaaccagcagagagagagtgtgtgagagagaaagaaagtgtcTCTCAGCTACACACACTGCTAACTGCTAAATGAATGGAAAGGTAATGTTCTGTCAGTGTGTAATTCACTGATATCCTGTTCTGAGGAAGTGGAGTCTAATGGATCCAGGGTTTCATTTAGGATGCTGAAGCTAACGGCACTCTGTGTCCTGTACCGCTGGGCATTTATCATGCTTTTCATGTCATCACAACTTCTTTCTGAGACATGAGCAACTTGACAAAAGGAATGCTCAGAATAATCAATCAGTCATTGTTGAGGAATCAAAATAATTACCGCGATTATAAGGCAGCACTTTTGATATTCCTCAAGTGTTGTCCTTTGCTAGTTGTTCATCTTCTTCTTCATTACTTTTTTCTTGTTCGTCTTTTTGTCCCTCTTGTTCTTGTCcttcatttttgtctttcttcttttccTCATCCTTTGTCTTCCtgtcttctttttcttgtttttcatctTCATCTTTGTTCTTTTGTCCTTGTTCTTTGTTGTCATCTTTGTTTTGTTCGTTGTTTTCTTCtcctctgtgttgttgttgttgtttttgttgttcttccGTTTATCTTGTGATCATGTCTTGTCCGGTTGATGTTCTTTTTTATCTCTtcatcttgtttttgtttttcttctgtttatcttgtccttattgttatttttctgtttcttttgttattgttaaatttCTTGTTCATCTGTTTAtcttgtttttgtctgttttgttgtttttgttgttgttcttcctcttcttgttctgcctttttttgttgttattgtttatcttcttaattttaatgcaaattaattcATCTCTAAATAAACTCCAAAACCTATAGACACCTTTCAGACATTTGTAGATAATGTAAGCCTTGTGTATTTAGTTACAGGTCTGTAACGTTTTGTTTGCTGAATTGTGAGCACTGGTATTTCCTTCAGGAAGTGCAGATATAGTTTATTTGTGTTGTGTATGTTTTAGGCATGATGGTACGGACTCTCCTCTTGATGCTGGTGATGTCATTGTGGTGCTCAACAGCTTCCACAGCAAGATCATCAAAGTTAGAGTACGTTTGTAATGTTACTGTAGCATTCACAATCTATTGACAAGCATTTACAGACTTTGTAAGCTGCTGATGGGACCAATGAAAAAATTACATCTGTTCAAATATTAGGTCCAGAAAAAGCCTGACAAACTCAATGAGGATCTTCTAAGTGAAGGAACAGAATCCAAAGGCCTGTGGGATTCCATAACCAGGTGAGTCTGATTATTGAAGCACTAATCACATCTTAGATCACTTCTTAAAAAGCTAGAGGGGAACAacacaatatttctaaataatcacaaaaatatcaCAGGCACAGAATAACAGACTGCAAGATCTTTGCGTGTGGCTGGGTTAGCAAAGAATCTGTGGCTACAGATTTCTACAGAATGTGAAAGTACATAATTTACAAAGTTCTACAAATACCTTttgtatttgatcttttttttaatacatgtttggGTAGTTTGATAATGAACTCATTCATCAAGTTCTGTAAAAATCTCTATTACCAGTGTGATAAAAAGATCTGCAGATCCTGGTTAATCCTGTCTATGactgtgtttgtctttatataaATACACCCACTACCTTTCAAAAGCTAGAAGGTTCTAAAATTATTACACGTTTTTGTAAGAAACCTCTTATAATCATCTAAGcggcatttatttgttcaaaacaaagtaaaaactgtaatgttgtgaaatataactgttttctgttttaatatgtaaaatgtaatttattcctgtcatagcaaatctaaattttcagcaacCCTTATACTAggcttcattgtcacatgatctttgtgaaaactgtgatacattttcaggattctttgatgaatagaaagttcaaaagaatagaaatcttttctaacagtatataaatgtcacttttgatcaatttaatgtgtcctttatGTATAAAAGTTTtgatcccagacttttgaacagtagtgtatattttaattttgcatataAAAATGCAGTGGGTTTGCATCTTATTTAACAGCtctgtttattacattttatgatcTGTCTCCTTTGCTCTTTGCTGTCTTTGAGAAGTGTGTGGAGCTCTTTGGAGAAAAGGTAGGGATCTTGAGCTctacttttttctctttctttttcttgcgTCAGTAAAGACACAGCAGAATTTCAGTTAGTAAGCTGTGATCTATCTTTTTAATTGCGTTTCCTCTCAGCTTGATTTTTACACATATTGTTCTCCACATGTAGAAATAGTTTGCCAGGTTGTTTCGAAATTCCACCTTCTCTCAGTGGTGTTACATCACCTTCGTCCACATTATTAAACAAACCTCAtctcgcctttttttttttttttttttttttgagaagtatGTTGCTTGGAAACAGAAGACAGAAATGTTACAAAGATGTGAAgcttactatttaaaaaaatgctctaATGTGAATATCTTTGCAGAGGCAGCAGTAGGTGAGATCTTGGCTAGGGTGGTTGTGGAAAGCTACAGAAGGCACATGGTTTTGTTGTGTGGTAATGATGGAGATGGAGGTTGAGATCTTCAGGAATCTCTGAACCTCCTCAGAATATAAACATACTGTCAGTCATTTAATAGATCTGCAGACTGTGAAAGCggtattttttttgtcaacattATATGAAATTGTgctgtctcaaaacctagtaTGCTGAACTAACAAAAGTTGTTGCTAAGAAAAGGTCTACCatcatttacagttttatattttgttacctaaTTTAATTAGCTTCATACATTATATTGAGCTTAAATGTTTGTCAGTCAACAGCGACTTtatcttgtttgtgttttttttaactttagtgaaAAGCTTggggttataaaaaaaaataaaacttttattcaacgaTTGTGAATGAACTAAATTTGCATTAAATTGGTGacagtaacagtaaagacatgcataatgtttatatacattgcaaataaatgttcttttgaactatttaaaagaatcctaaaaaaaaaagtgtttcacagtttccacaaaaaatattaagcagcaaactgtttttaactttatGTGAcacgaagactggagtaatggctgctgaaaattcagttttcatGATCAACAAATAGTCCGCTTAATCCTTTTCTAACAGATGTCCCTGTTGCTGTGCTGAGTTTTTTGACAgaagtgtgtgtttttgggtgtCTTGCAGCTTTGCCGGTGGCCCAAGTGTGGATGAGGATGACAAGAAGAAAGACGTTCTCAACATTTTCTCAGTGGCCTCTGGACATTTATATGAGCGCTTCCTGAGGTAAGACCACCACTTGTATGAACGCGGCCATGTCAGTGTCATCTTCAACTCCTGTATTTCTACTTCCTTTTTTTCCTCCTACAGAATAATGATGCTCTCTGTCCTTCAACACACCAAAACCCCTGTCAAGTTCTGGTTCCTCAAAAACTACCTCTCCCCCTCATTCAAGGTAAGATTGGAATCATTTTGATATTGATTGCTATCGTACACAAACATAGCAAGAGCTGGCTGAAATTATGATTTACAGTTTGACTGTGTGAGGTTATTTTTGAAAGTCACAAATTTTTTTGGCaacagattttttatatatttaatttgttttcctttttataagatatgtaaggttttttttttgtgatgctttGCTCTCAGAGTAATGTCtgaattcagttttaattataCACCCCTTAATATAGTGGCTGcacaatttgtgtaaaaaatcTAATTGCTAGCTTTCTGATAAAACTTGATTATAAAATAACAgttataaatttacaaaaataaaaaagaaatattactactgtaatatttcactgtagaaataaaataaaataaaaatatatttaagaaaaataatttaattttttttttttatagtacaactgtaaaattgcaATACTTGTACATTTATGTCTGccttaatttcattttcaaacattaaaccatgaGCAGAACAGAAGTCGTGCTATGCAATGCATGCTCCAGCATTAAGgattaaattaatgcttttttcaataatcatagaaatgaaaatgagggGAAAATGATCCATGAATGTGTTAatagatatactgtatactgtagttTATCcctttatatttgtgtgtgtacaggACACCATCTCTCACATGGCGAAGGCTTATGGTTTCCAGTATGAGCTGGTCCAGTATAAGTGGCCCCGCTGGCTTCATCAGCAGACAGAAAAGCAGCGCATCATCTGGGGATATAAGATCCTTTTCCTGGATGTGCTTTTCCCCCTGGCTGTGGACAAGATCATCTTTGTAGATGCTGATCAGGTGACCTTACGCATGAGAAAAACTGTGGTTCTATATAGAATACTAGCATATTTGtaaaaatagtatgtgaaacTGTGCATTTAGCAAAAACATGAGCTCAGTGCATGTTGAATTCAGTGGGTGGCatctcagaattaaaaaaaatagtcaaactAAAAAATAGTGTGCTTATGTTTTTCCATGTTGATATGCATCCATTCCCAACCTTTGAAGCTGATTTAACAATACACGTCTTACAGcttggcattttttttattaatagcagCCAAGAGATTTCACAGGCACTTCTCCAGCAATTCATCCTGTTAGCACATTAACAAATAGTGATATCTTCTAATTGCAAAACATAACCCTGAATACTTCATATTTAGATTGTCAGGGCAGATATAAAGGAGCTGAGAGATCTGGATCTAGAGGGCGCCCCCTATGGGTACACACCGTTCTGTGACAGCCGAAAAGAGATGGAAGGCTACCGTTTTTGGAAGACTGGCTACTGGGCTTCTCATCTTGGACAAAGGAAATACCACATCAGGTTAGATCACGACAAATCAGATTAATGTAGAATGTCACTTAACAGTTTGATATCTTAACCATATGATAGATTTTAGCAGTGAttttcaattccagtcctcacgaccCACCACTctgcacattatttatttatttcttatcacttcagacatttgttttattcgactaagtgccctgcgaagtggagtTCACAAGATATTCCAGTTCGAAGGGAGCCTAtatgttgtatttgtatttatttacagaggtatattatgtcacacttcacacttctctggtaagtttcatctgtgtgtgaaaACGCTGCAGGCTGTGGTGCAGGGAAAATCcatgaattaatgttttaaagtgaagtaaacttcataaacttcaaacttcattttccatgctcagggagtagggagcaatgaacactgtgtagggaccatgtaaATCTGAACACAGTTCATGCCTGGATCTCTtttctaacgagctggttatctgaatcaggtgtgttaaataaaaaagacatgcaaaatatgcagataGGAGGATCGCCAGgattggaattgagaaccactggattaTAGATTGCTATaacgttttaaaatgttttgagaggaTTCTGTTGATGATATGTGTAACATTGAATAAATGCGGCCCTCTTTCTCCAGTGCATTATATGTAGTGGACCTAAAAAAATTCCGAAAGATCGCAGCTGGAGATCGGCTCAGAGGCCAGTACCAAGCCTTAAGCCAAGATCCCAACAGTCTGTCCAACCTGGACCAGGTATGTGCTTGACATCACACGTTCACCATCAGAGGAGGACTTTCATGTGTTCTGAATATTCTCTATGGGGTTTGATGCTAACAGGACCTTCCCAACAACATGATCCATCAAGTAGCCATCAAGTCCTTACCTCAGGAGTGGCTGTGGTGTGAGACCTGGTGTGATGACCGTTCCAAAGCTGCAGCCAAGACCATAGATCTGGTCAGTATGCATTTACACCACACTGTAAACGGTAAAACAGGcagtaaaaaaagaaaccatAGCATGGTATGTAAAAGGATACCAGAAGAGTGACGGTTTGTGCTCACATTAAAGGCATTTCAGGGAAATTTCGTGAGCAAAAAAATTCACTTTCAGCctaagcagctttctgttggtcattTTGTAAATTTGTGACCAACCTAAACACAAGCAAAATCTGCATTGAAAAACTTTGTGTTAAATTCCAGATcacagattcctattgaaatgaccaGGTGTCACTGGTGAAATTTTgtcaaacaacagtaaatgtgaccttACCTTGACTAAAGATGTGACAGATTAAAAAGTTGAGTTTTACAATAACTTctcatttgttaaaattagttaatgcattagcaaacatataaaacaaattaacatgaactaagattattaaatgctgtagaagtattatTCACTAGTAGTTTAACGGATGCAGTTAGTTTAGTTAATTAACGAAACCTTATTGCAGTGTTACtgataaatattagattttagatattttatatccTCCAGCATAAAACCACATAATGTATTTGGCAATGATTATAACTGCACCAATATGTTGCATTTCACAAAAGAGCACCTTGAGTAGACGATATGTGAGGTCAAATCAGCTTGAAATGCCTGTAGTCTGATCATAACCAGATTTCTTCATTCACACTATGAATAATGCACATACATAGAGCGACAAAAATAGTAGTCTCATTCACACCCTCTTCCTCCCTGCCGGCTGCTCCTGGGAGGTGGAGAGGGAAACGTCTCATTAGAGACGGCAGTGAGGGCTGCAGCTCACAGCACAGGCTGGACTCAGAAGAGTGCTGACCTCTGCATTCCATCCAGCACTCTCGCCTCATTAATGTATACTAAATTTACTTGTGAAAGTCTTACTCCAGTGTTGTGTGgggtttttcattgttttactcAAACATAATATAGGGGAGCAATTGTCTAGGTGCTACAGTCTGAAAAaaagttctatctatctatctatctatatatatatatacatatacagatgcAATAAAGATTGTCGTTGGGGACTGACGCAGTTGCTGCTACTTTACTGTGcaccattttattatataaatctgATGATTCTATGATATAATGATGTAATGTGGTGTGTGAATGCTAATTTATTCttaatatacactgctgttcagaagtttgaaatttaattttaagtctctatatttgatcaaaatacagcaaaaacagtaatagtgtgaaatattacaatttaaaaacctCTTTTCTGTTagaatcagaaatcattctaatatgtgtattttgatgcttgagaaacatttcttatcaatgttaaaacgttaatattttttgtttaaacagtGAAAGTTACAGTTGAAAGTTGAGTCTAAACTATTAACCAGTTTGAGCTCATTTGTGGTATGCTTTTTGTTTTGCCGCCTATTCTCATATGTGAAGATGAGAATGTGAATATAACTTTTCTGAACTTTCTGTGCTAGCGGCACAATGAAAGTGGCGTTatgttgtaaaaatgtgttttgtgactCAGAAGTCATGAAAGTGTTGATATCAAGCTCTATTATAGATGAACAGCATTGGCAGGGTTCACTCGAAGTGCTCAAGAAATTAAATAAGGCCATTCAAAGCACTGATGGAAAAGGTTGAAGGAAATGTTTTGCCACCACAATTGACTGTTGTCTTTGTGTTGATTTATTGCAGTGCAATAACCCAAAGACCAAAGAGCCCAAGTTAAGTGCAGCGGTGAGGATTGTTCCAGAATGGTCCAAGTACGACAATGAGATAAAGCAGTTTCTCACACGGGTGAAGGAGCAGAAGGAGGAAATTACTGAGGGTAGactatcatcatcaccatcatcaccacaGCACACAGGTAAGACTTAGTCATCACTAAAATGCCTATATTTCTTTTCTAGTAAGTCTTGTGATTAAATCACAGCTCATGAATGTCATCTGTATTTTAGCAGGCACTGGACGTGATGAACTTTAGCACTCGAGTGCTCATGTTTACACCAATCTTCCTGTGAATCTTGAACTCAACCATACACAGATGTTTTCCACGACAGGAACACTGAGGAAATACACACTAGGAAACATTTTAAAGGAcctcatgacattttttttatgtatatgattTTGAATAAAGGTTTAGTTTGAATCCTCTCTGACTTCAAGATGTAAACTGTATAAATGACGTagctttttataaataattgttgacaaaaagagacttaaaaacaaTTGCAGTGTTATCTGATATTTTTAGCCAGTTTATGAACTTGCAATGGTACTGATGTATATTTATAAGGGACAAACATGTCAATATTTTGTACATTCCTCCAGAGAAGGCTATAAATGTTTATACTGGCCTTTTTTGTAACAGTTTCagtaaatattctgtcatcatatttTAACTGTCAGTGTTTGCAGATGGgaggtttttattgtttataatgtctttttttttaatagtcttttAAATCGCCTTGATATGTTGAAAGACTGGTTGAACACTACCAAGTAGAGCTCTCAGATGTACAGTATACAATTGTAAACTGTTATGGGGGGGAGATCAGCTCTGCAgatccattcaaaaaaaaaaaaaaaaaaaaacaactgtcttTGTATCCCAGTTATTGAGACAGATCTTTTACATTCCCAGTTTTATTTCTATTACATAAATGACtctgtacacattttttttctatgccTTGATTTTCAGAGATGTGGATTTTATCAGAAATAAAGtgatatttttattctgaaagggGATACAATGGATTTTCagtaaaaacagaccaaaaagtccttttaatttaaataagcatTCTCAAtctctttatttcattatttacagcatAGTTTGATTCATAGAAAAATAGTATTGTTTTCTATGTACATATTATTCTCAGGAGTAAAACCCTCAAAGCTAATAGATGTTACTTAGCTGAAAGTCTTGCGCTCCGGATTGCAAGATCCCTGAAAGTATAGCAGCTGCTTCAAAGAAAGATGGTTAGCAAGCGGGGTCACTTAACAGCATGAGATGTGCATTTCAAGGTGCTTGTCCTGTCAGAACCGTGCCTGTGGGCAGGTTCAGAAGGTGCCAGGTCCCGACTCCAGCACATATCCAGGCCCTAGGTCTACTCAGCCGAGCCTCAGTTGaaattgaatttgaaattaaaagGTCCAGAACCAAAAGGATTGAATCCCTGGAAGTTCTCCCAGCCACCGTGGAAGTGGTGGTGATGTCCCCCACCCTGCTGACTCTCTGGATCCATGGGGTCCTCGCCCTGGTCAAACTTACTCCTCATCTCTGCAGTCAAACAGAAGAACGGGACGAAGTTAAGTTATCACAGAACCTTAACCAAACAAACAAGGTGAAGCTGCTGGCTTAAACCAGATGTGGCACTAAAATATACCTGGGTCGGTGAGAACTTCTTTGGCTTGAGCGATGTCTATGAACTTCTTCTctgcctttttcttttcttctgcatCCTGGAAATTGTCTGGATGCCACTGCTGCGCCAGCTTTCTGTATGCTTTCAGGATCTCTTTCTTTTGGGCAGTTCTGCAACCACAGCAGTTTAATAAGAGTGTTTGCTTACTTTAAAATGAGTATTGGGCCTCTGCATTGATTAACAGATGAGAGAGAGTTGTTGTATGTGTTTTCTAACCTCTTTACACCCAGGATCTTGTAGTAATCTCTCTTCTGGGACTGCTTGAGGAGCCGCTGTGCTCTTTCCAGGCCCTCCTTGATCTGCCGGTCATTTTCACTATGTTCTTTAGCACTCTCAAAGTCCTTAATGGCTGCAAAAAGAACACAATTCTGTCACTCCACctcatcattttaaatgcaatcatGAGGAAAAAGCAATAAAAGCAGCCAATTTGCTAAATCTTTAAAACAGCAGAGTACAAAAGTACTactgaacatgaaaaacaaaacttttttttccccaaaggtCTTTCATAGGAAATTACATATCTGTGTCTTATGCTGTGCCTTATTTTTAAGGGAtactttaaagacattttttcaggttttactaAAATTACCACCACAGAATATACTgataaagaattattatatatatatatatatatatatatatatatatatatatatatatatatatatatataaaatgtgtccATGTATCCATCTCTACCTTCTTCATATTGGTCATCCTGGAGGTAGGCCTCTGCTCTGTCTTTTAAAGCATTCACATTCTGAGGGTCTGCTTTCAGAACTTCACTGCACACTGAGATGGCTTTGGCAGGTTGTTGGTCCTGAGGAACAAGACCAAAACATTCACTCACAACAGTTAAACACAGGTGCAGTGTATGCTTTGGTGGATGGTGACACCTTGTGGTCAAGAAGCTCAGTCTCACCTTTGACAAACAGTGGCACATGCGTTCTTTGGCGTTAAGTATGAATTGAGGAACATTTGGTTCAGTCTTCATAACAGACTCGTATTTACTAACTGCATCACTGTACCTGTGGATTTAGTAAAACAGTCATTAGACTGTGAATGAGTGTACATTAACTTcatatgtttaattaaataaatacttgtattcagcaaggagacattcagtttatcaaaagtggcagtaaagattattatatttcaaataaatgctgttcttttaaactgcgttttctattaatcaaagaatcctgaaaaaaaagaacgatcagtgatttctaaaggatcatgtgacactaaaaactgaaatggctgctgaaaattcctctttgccatcacagaaatgaattacattttaaaatatattaaaatagaaattagtcattttaaattgtaataatatttcacaaataaatgcagccttggtgagcataaaagtctaatgatttttttttttttttttttttacagaccccaaactgaatggtagtatatagtatgtaatattatatatcacaaaagtattataataattattattgatgttatatttttataaaatgttttgtttaccaTGTtatacatcattattattatcatcatcatcatttacaaAATACAGCAATGTTACAGCATACTTCTCCTGTTGTATCAGTTCCTCAGCAGCTTGTGTCTGTTTGTTGAGCTTCTTAACTTGTTTGTAGTGGCTGAAGCACTGCTTATGATCCGGATCCAGTTTCAGACACTCCCTCACCTCACtgcacaaaaaagaaaagtttattagaAATTCTAAATAACTAGAAAGAAAACATGCAGCATAGTGTGGACCTTAATTGTACacttatttcattttacatactattattaaaacatataggCAGAATAGTGTTGAGGCCTATATTGTGCAATACACCAGGAGGCTTAGAATGCTTTTGTAGCATACATAAACTCCAAACTCCCAGACTGACTGCATTAATAACCACATGTTGTCTTACTTGAGGGACATCTCATGGTCTCCCAAGTTGTAATAGATGGTGCTGAGTTTGTAGAACGCCTGAGTGTTGTCACTTTTCAGTTTTGAAGTGGCCTTGAGGTCACTGATGGCTTTGCCCATTTCACCCAACTGAATGAAACACTCTGCCCGCATCTCTCTGGAGTCTGCATCCCAAACACACGTCTGAGAAGATGACAAGCAAATAAAAAGGACTTGacaaactgtatttaaataataccTTACTATATGCAATTAGCATGATATTTGTTCTGTTCCTACAAAGCAGACATGACATTACTGAACAAAGAGTGCTCTTTACGGAACACAAACAATCCTTTTCTGCACCAGGACAAAACCAGGGTGGATCACCTACAGTAAACAGGAACCTCTAAGGTCAGTTCAAACTTTTGATTTACTAAAGGGAGATACATcatgttattttagcattttagtaTTGTTATTTCAGTGCTACTATTAaagttttgttcatattttgaaaaatattctatttttatattatcaggttttttattattattacaaatttacatttgtattaatgatttaaaaaatatagctgTTATAGGGACCTATTTCTTTCAGTTCATCCGCAGCCTGTTTCTGTCTGTTGAGCTTTCTAActtggttattttagtatctttgatatactattatagcttaAGTTAagatttcaaaattaatttaatttttttattttcacgttaattttagtttaagttaacacagacagagagacagacagacagagagacagacagacagagagacagacagacagatcaacagacagacagacagacagacagacagacagacagacagagagacagacagagagacagacagagagacagacagacatagatagatagatagatagatagatagataagatggATAAGATGGATAAGATGGATAAGATGGATAagagatagataagatagatgatagacttaaaatgagaaatgttgccttggaaactagctgaaataaaatacgtttttaatgtaagttaatgtttatttttgtttaaagtaacaaaaatattttttcatagttttagttttaggtttagttaacaataataaccgtGATCCTGGCTGACTCACATCAATGATGATGTCGAGGTGCGAAGCGGCTGAGCCATAGTCTCTACGCGTGAAATCGCTCTGTGCCTGAGCCACCAGTCTCTGAATTTCATCGGATTTCTTCAGCTGGCTCTGTGCCTCCTGCTCTTCCCTGCTGCTTGGGTTTGACTTGAGCTGGAAGACAAAACAACTGTGTCATCCTTAAGACAATGAAGAGATAACAAGTGTCAAAACAGCAGAAAAGTTCAAGTGTGCAGGTTAAATGAAGCTTTTGGGATACTGAGACTGGAAATATACACCACTGACTGACCCAGCTAAGAATACTCTGGAGAAGGATGAGGAAACTTCAGGGAgacttaattaaatattttttcctcgTAGGTCAtaccatttaaatattaaaatgtgatataaaaagcactgtcattttctcagaattttcaaagatgaacaacgAATCTCATCTCAGCACATATGTGGGCATGCTATCTAGGTGTGCACTTGACcttgtctgcatttatttttttatttttttttttcaaaaaaaaaaaaaaaaaaacacttttactgtagttttacaaatattaaaccaTAAGCTACAGCAAAATGGACTACACTAAAATTACagaaaagattatatatatatatatatatatatatatatatatatatatatatatatatatatatatatatatatatatatatatatatatatatatatatatatatatatatatatatattttacacataact
Encoded proteins:
- the LOC109062680 gene encoding dnaJ homolog subfamily C member 3-like, producing MVAISPVAHKLLSYVPFLLVLIDLRYEGVNGRKDGGVENHLEMGKKLLAAGQLADALSHFHAAVDGDPKNYMAYYRRATVYLAMGKSKSALPDLSKVIELKPDFTSARLQRGNLLLKHGKLDEAESDFKKVLKSNPSSREEQEAQSQLKKSDEIQRLVAQAQSDFTRRDYGSAASHLDIIIDTCVWDADSREMRAECFIQLGEMGKAISDLKATSKLKSDNTQAFYKLSTIYYNLGDHEMSLNEVRECLKLDPDHKQCFSHYKQVKKLNKQTQAAEELIQQEKYSDAVSKYESVMKTEPNVPQFILNAKERMCHCLSKDQQPAKAISVCSEVLKADPQNVNALKDRAEAYLQDDQYEEAIKDFESAKEHSENDRQIKEGLERAQRLLKQSQKRDYYKILGVKRTAQKKEILKAYRKLAQQWHPDNFQDAEEKKKAEKKFIDIAQAKEVLTDPEMRSKFDQGEDPMDPESQQGGGHHHHFHGGWENFQGFNPFGSGPFNFKFNFN